From one Pseudactinotalea sp. HY158 genomic stretch:
- a CDS encoding PAC2 family protein, which produces MLIAAFEGWNDAGGAATAAVHWLATEWNAREVDTIDPEEYHDFQVNRPVTSLDDDGERRLSWPVTSLSVALSPEGRSIVFAQGVEPSLKWRTFCDELLTKAEELNVGTIVCLGALLADAPHSRPIPVQATSDDTKVQALLDIETSEYEGPSGIVGVLAQLAQARGMHALSIWAAVPHYVAQPPSPKATLALLGLLEDVVGERIATGDLDEDARAWQQGVDELAAEDPEISEYVRQLEEAKDTAELPEASGEAIAREFERFLRRRGDGEGPEAR; this is translated from the coding sequence ATGCTCATCGCGGCCTTCGAAGGCTGGAACGACGCCGGCGGCGCCGCGACCGCCGCCGTGCATTGGCTGGCGACCGAGTGGAATGCTCGGGAGGTCGACACGATCGACCCCGAGGAGTACCACGATTTCCAGGTGAACCGCCCGGTCACGAGCCTCGACGACGACGGGGAGCGCCGCCTCAGCTGGCCGGTGACCTCCCTCTCGGTCGCGCTCAGCCCCGAGGGTCGCAGCATCGTGTTCGCCCAGGGGGTCGAACCATCGCTCAAATGGCGCACCTTCTGCGATGAACTCCTCACGAAGGCCGAGGAGCTGAACGTCGGCACGATCGTCTGCCTCGGAGCCCTGCTCGCGGACGCACCCCACAGCCGCCCGATCCCGGTGCAGGCCACCTCCGACGACACGAAGGTGCAGGCGCTCCTCGACATCGAGACGTCTGAGTACGAGGGGCCGAGCGGCATCGTGGGTGTGCTCGCCCAGCTGGCGCAGGCGCGCGGGATGCACGCGCTCTCGATCTGGGCGGCCGTCCCGCACTACGTGGCCCAGCCCCCCTCCCCCAAGGCCACCCTGGCCCTGCTCGGGCTGCTCGAGGACGTCGTGGGCGAGCGCATCGCCACCGGCGACCTCGACGAGGACGCCCGGGCATGGCAGCAGGGAGTCGACGAACTGGCGGCCGAGGACCCCGAGATCTCCGAGTACGTGCGCCAGCTCGAGGAGGCGAAGGACACCGCCGAACTGCCGGAGGCGAGCGGCGAGGCGATCGCGCGCGAATTCGAGCGCTTCCTGCGTCGACGCGGCGACGGCGAGGGCCCGGAGGCCCGCTAG